The Manis javanica isolate MJ-LG chromosome 4, MJ_LKY, whole genome shotgun sequence genome contains a region encoding:
- the LOC108386389 gene encoding eotaxin-like, with the protein MKIFTVPLCLLLLAAAFCTHVLAQPASLPTICCFRVATRKISIQRLQSYRRIPGNMCPQTAVILKTKQAKEICADPKEKWVQDVMKYLDQNPKL; encoded by the exons ATGAAGATCTTCACAGTGCCTCTGTGCCTGTTGCTCCTAGCAGCTGCCTTCTGCACCCATGTTCTCGCTCAGCCAG CCTCTCTCCCAACCATCTGTTGCTTTAGAGTGGCCACTAGGAAGATCTCCATTCAGCGACTACAGAGCTACAGAAGAATCCCTGGCAACATGTGTCCCCAGACAGCAGTGAT CTTAAAGACCAAACAGGCCAAGGAGATCTGTGCTGATCCCAAGGAGAAGTGGGTCCAGGATGTCATGAAGTACCTGGACCAGAATCCCAAACTCTAA